The proteins below are encoded in one region of Thermosulfurimonas marina:
- the porA gene encoding pyruvate ferredoxin oxidoreductase, whose translation MGKRIAKEVSIAVAEAVKQCKVDVIAAYPITPQTHIVEHLSELVANGELDAEYITVESEHSAMSACLGSVATGARTFTSTSSQGLALMHEILFIAPALRLPVVMVVANRALSAPISIWNDHGDIMAERDIGWIQTFAENGQEAVDLVYHAFRVAEDRRVMFPAIVNIDGFTLSHMIEPIELPDQEQVDQYLPPFKPRYKLDPRKPISMGPVGIPEIYMEAKKAQDEAFKNAYKVIVKAWDEFEKVFGRRYHPIETYRMEDAEVALLIMGSLAETAMTAVDRMREAGKRVGLVRIRLWRPFPLRDFVRAVKGVKMLAVIDRALSPGATGGPVATEVRSALYQVPGRPRVVNFIAGLGGRDVTVEDFEEMADKAYFYMKKKPKEPYEMFGVKE comes from the coding sequence ATGGGCAAGCGCATCGCCAAAGAAGTTTCCATCGCCGTAGCCGAGGCCGTAAAGCAGTGCAAGGTAGATGTCATTGCGGCCTATCCCATCACCCCGCAAACCCATATTGTGGAGCACCTGAGTGAGCTGGTAGCTAACGGAGAACTGGATGCGGAATACATCACCGTGGAGTCCGAACACTCGGCCATGAGTGCCTGTCTGGGATCGGTAGCCACCGGAGCCCGCACCTTTACCTCCACTTCCTCCCAAGGGCTAGCCCTGATGCACGAAATCCTCTTTATTGCTCCGGCTCTGCGGCTTCCTGTAGTCATGGTGGTGGCCAACCGGGCCCTTTCGGCCCCCATCAGCATCTGGAACGACCACGGGGATATTATGGCGGAGCGGGACATCGGCTGGATCCAGACCTTTGCCGAAAACGGCCAGGAGGCCGTGGATCTGGTCTATCACGCCTTCCGGGTGGCCGAGGATCGCCGGGTAATGTTCCCGGCCATCGTAAATATCGATGGCTTCACCCTGAGCCACATGATCGAACCCATCGAGCTTCCGGACCAGGAACAGGTGGATCAGTATCTCCCTCCCTTCAAACCCCGCTACAAGCTTGATCCCCGCAAGCCCATCTCCATGGGTCCGGTGGGGATTCCGGAGATCTACATGGAGGCCAAGAAGGCCCAGGATGAGGCCTTCAAAAATGCCTATAAAGTCATCGTCAAGGCCTGGGATGAGTTTGAAAAGGTCTTTGGTCGCCGGTACCATCCCATTGAGACCTACCGGATGGAAGACGCGGAGGTGGCCCTTCTCATTATGGGTTCTCTTGCGGAAACGGCCATGACCGCCGTGGATCGTATGCGGGAGGCCGGAAAAAGGGTGGGACTGGTGCGTATCCGACTCTGGCGGCCCTTCCCCCTGAGGGATTTTGTGCGGGCGGTCAAGGGCGTAAAGATGCTTGCGGTAATCGACCGGGCCCTTTCTCCTGGAGCCACCGGAGGTCCGGTAGCTACCGAGGTGCGTTCGGCCCTTTATCAGGTACCCGGCCGTCCTCGGGTGGTGAACTTCATTGCCGGGCTCGGCGGCCGCGATGTGACCGTGGAGGACTTCGAGGAGATGGCCGACAAGGCCTACTTTTACATGAAAAAGAAACCCAAAGAACCCTATGAGATGTTCGGGGTAAAGGAGTAG
- the porD gene encoding pyruvate synthase subunit PorD: protein MPKGKDTALMSWKEVPFGCYILEPGNSVKFKTGDWRSFRPVLDKEKCIKCGQCYIMCPDMAYSPDEEGYYIVNLDYCKGCGICASVCPKGAITMVIEEV, encoded by the coding sequence ATGCCCAAGGGAAAAGACACCGCGCTCATGAGCTGGAAGGAGGTCCCCTTCGGGTGTTACATCCTTGAGCCCGGAAATTCGGTCAAATTTAAGACCGGGGACTGGCGTTCCTTTCGCCCGGTGCTGGACAAGGAAAAGTGCATCAAGTGTGGGCAGTGCTACATCATGTGTCCGGACATGGCCTATTCCCCGGATGAAGAGGGCTACTACATCGTAAATCTCGACTACTGCAAGGGCTGTGGGATTTGCGCCAGTGTATGTCCCAAGGGGGCCATCACCATGGTCATAGAGGAGGTTTAA
- a CDS encoding pyruvate ferredoxin oxidoreductase subunit gamma, which yields MIEVRLHGRGGQGAVTSAELIAVAAIRGGKYAQAFPSFGPERRGAPVQAFVRVSETPIRTREKIYFPDVVVVLDPSLPSIVKVTAGLKEDGIVILNSHKSEKELREMLGGWKGRLAVVDATKIALEELGLPITNTTMLGAFLAATGLVDRQHLEEALEERFGRLAEKNKKALARALKETKIYQ from the coding sequence ATGATCGAAGTGAGGCTTCATGGGCGAGGGGGACAGGGAGCGGTTACTTCGGCGGAACTTATTGCGGTGGCGGCCATCCGCGGGGGCAAGTATGCCCAGGCCTTCCCCAGCTTCGGTCCGGAAAGACGGGGGGCCCCGGTGCAGGCCTTTGTAAGGGTCAGCGAGACCCCCATCCGCACCCGGGAAAAGATTTACTTTCCGGATGTAGTGGTGGTCCTTGATCCCTCTCTTCCCTCCATCGTGAAGGTCACAGCAGGGCTCAAAGAAGACGGAATCGTCATCCTCAACTCCCACAAGAGCGAAAAAGAGCTGCGGGAGATGCTTGGAGGCTGGAAGGGGCGCTTGGCCGTGGTGGATGCCACCAAGATCGCTTTGGAAGAACTGGGGCTTCCCATCACCAACACCACCATGCTGGGGGCCTTTCTCGCGGCCACGGGCTTGGTAGATCGTCAACACTTAGAGGAGGCCCTGGAGGAAAGGTTCGGGCGCCTGGCCGAAAAAAACAAGAAGGCCCTGGCCCGCGCCCTCAAAGAGACCAAGATCTATCAGTAA
- a CDS encoding IS256 family transposase translates to MQGREIIEKLEDLIKEAIKSVIERLAIEERSLYLEEHPETKGNGFYSRSLLTKYGPIEGLMVPRTRDGNFRAQILPPPRRRAGLDLGEAVLALYASGASTRAVSRFIETIYGAYYSPASISRLTEVAEDQIESWRKRRLSEEYFALYLDATFLPVRRGTVAREPVYLALGIRRDGTREIVGFWTSGGEGESALVYQEIFNELRERGLKRIEVVIGDGLSGLKEAVLRVYPGARFQRCVLHSLKYSLRKVRRSHREALAQDLRKIYRAGRRSEALEAFRAFKARWQGKYPEVVKHWEENLEDLLVFLEYPEPIRNYIYTTNQLERLIKEVKRRTKVIEVFCEPGALYKVVYLVLRGLEEKYRSRKLRGFEDLMEEGLLSCGHS, encoded by the coding sequence ATGCAGGGCAGAGAAATTATAGAAAAGCTGGAGGACCTCATCAAGGAGGCCATTAAAAGCGTGATTGAGCGACTGGCTATTGAGGAAAGAAGCCTTTACCTTGAGGAACACCCTGAAACCAAAGGCAATGGTTTCTACTCTCGCTCCCTTCTCACCAAATACGGGCCTATTGAAGGCCTTATGGTTCCCAGAACTCGAGATGGAAACTTTAGAGCTCAGATTCTACCTCCTCCAAGGAGAAGAGCCGGTCTCGACTTGGGAGAAGCTGTATTGGCCTTGTACGCTTCGGGAGCCAGTACCAGGGCGGTTTCAAGATTTATCGAGACCATTTACGGGGCTTACTATTCGCCAGCCAGTATAAGCAGACTAACGGAGGTAGCCGAGGACCAAATTGAGTCCTGGAGAAAGCGAAGGCTTTCGGAGGAATACTTTGCCCTTTATCTGGATGCTACTTTTCTGCCGGTGAGGAGAGGAACTGTGGCCAGGGAGCCGGTGTATCTGGCTTTGGGGATAAGGCGAGATGGGACCAGAGAGATTGTGGGCTTTTGGACCAGTGGAGGGGAAGGTGAGAGCGCTCTGGTTTATCAGGAAATTTTCAACGAACTGCGCGAAAGAGGTCTCAAGAGGATTGAGGTGGTCATAGGGGACGGGCTATCAGGCTTGAAGGAGGCGGTTCTCAGGGTTTATCCTGGGGCCAGGTTTCAGAGATGCGTTCTTCACAGTCTCAAGTATAGCCTGAGGAAGGTTCGGAGGTCTCACCGAGAGGCGCTGGCTCAGGATTTGAGGAAAATTTATCGGGCTGGGAGGAGGTCCGAGGCCCTGGAGGCCTTCAGGGCTTTCAAGGCCCGGTGGCAAGGGAAGTATCCGGAAGTAGTGAAGCACTGGGAGGAGAACCTCGAGGATCTCTTGGTTTTTCTGGAATATCCGGAGCCTATTCGGAATTATATTTACACCACGAATCAGCTTGAAAGGCTGATTAAAGAGGTCAAGCGCAGGACCAAGGTGATAGAGGTTTTCTGTGAGCCTGGGGCACTTTACAAGGTAGTCTATCTGGTGCTTAGGGGTCTAGAGGAGAAATACCGTTCGCGAAAACTGAGAGGTTTTGAGGATCTTATGGAGGAAGGCCTCTTATCCTGCGGACACAGTTGA
- a CDS encoding ATP-binding protein: protein MGFPDLPCRGLACRIILGSLLALLIPFLGFMVFVHYDDQRWMERELRSQARAIYHFVTTTRQWIAWHGGIYIQDEEGRYRLVTPSHFVKDLLTFSKDKLPYHIKVAVKSPKNPAHAPDAFEKEALQALAQGKREYARLEEGLYRYAAPLTFKPECRSCHRELEVPSMAGCISLSLKTTSIEGYLKKRKRLLTLFFGLMFGAVALSLSFLLRKTVLVPLSKFKEATQRIWEGHFARVHLGSRDEWQALAQAFNAMSERLENHQKELEEQVAQATRELKEAYEKLKETDRFKSEFFSHISHDLKTPLSAIKGTLDFLLRQDPENAHLRIAEKNVHKLLRMIEGILDLTRLEHGQIEFQKTLVDLGSLVEEVSLAHQPLAWEKSLDFQWALPEHPLWVEADPDFLYRALANLLDNALKFSPEGSQVRVRVLSENGWAQVEIEDSGPGVEEAEKNQIFHKFYHKNSGGLGLGLAISYNVIQAHGGEIEVRKARVLPGSLFVVRLKLAHGN from the coding sequence ATGGGTTTTCCGGACCTGCCCTGTCGAGGATTAGCCTGTCGCATCATTCTGGGAAGCCTCTTGGCCCTTTTGATCCCCTTTCTGGGATTCATGGTCTTTGTCCATTACGATGACCAGCGGTGGATGGAAAGGGAGCTCCGCTCCCAGGCCCGGGCCATCTACCACTTCGTGACCACCACCCGCCAATGGATCGCCTGGCACGGAGGTATCTATATCCAAGACGAAGAGGGAAGATACCGGCTGGTCACCCCCTCCCATTTCGTAAAGGATCTCCTGACTTTCTCTAAAGACAAGCTCCCCTACCACATCAAGGTAGCGGTAAAGAGCCCCAAAAACCCGGCTCACGCTCCGGATGCCTTCGAGAAGGAAGCCCTGCAAGCCCTGGCCCAGGGAAAAAGGGAATACGCCCGCCTGGAGGAGGGGCTATACCGCTATGCCGCTCCCCTGACCTTTAAGCCCGAGTGCCGCAGCTGCCACCGGGAGCTTGAGGTCCCTTCCATGGCCGGCTGCATCAGTCTTTCCCTCAAGACTACCTCTATCGAAGGGTATCTAAAAAAAAGAAAGCGGCTTCTGACCCTCTTCTTCGGCCTCATGTTTGGGGCCGTAGCCCTCAGTCTTTCCTTTCTTCTGCGAAAGACGGTCCTCGTCCCCTTGAGTAAATTTAAGGAGGCCACCCAGAGGATCTGGGAAGGACATTTCGCCCGGGTCCACCTCGGTAGCCGGGACGAATGGCAGGCCCTGGCCCAGGCCTTTAACGCCATGAGCGAAAGACTGGAAAACCATCAGAAAGAGCTTGAAGAACAGGTGGCCCAGGCCACCCGCGAACTCAAGGAGGCCTATGAGAAACTGAAGGAGACCGATCGCTTCAAAAGCGAATTCTTCTCTCACATCTCTCACGATCTCAAAACCCCGCTCAGCGCCATCAAGGGGACCTTAGACTTCCTCCTACGCCAAGACCCCGAAAACGCCCATCTTCGTATCGCGGAAAAGAACGTGCACAAGCTCCTGCGCATGATCGAAGGCATCCTGGACCTCACCCGGCTGGAGCATGGGCAGATAGAATTTCAGAAGACCCTGGTGGACCTCGGCAGCCTGGTGGAGGAAGTCTCCCTGGCTCACCAACCCCTGGCCTGGGAGAAATCTCTGGATTTTCAATGGGCCCTCCCGGAGCACCCCCTCTGGGTGGAAGCGGACCCCGATTTTCTCTACCGGGCCCTGGCCAACCTCCTGGACAACGCTCTTAAGTTCTCTCCCGAGGGCTCTCAGGTGCGGGTCCGGGTCCTTTCCGAAAACGGATGGGCCCAGGTGGAAATAGAGGATTCCGGGCCGGGCGTAGAAGAGGCCGAAAAAAATCAAATTTTCCACAAGTTCTACCACAAAAATTCCGGAGGCCTTGGTCTAGGCCTGGCCATAAGTTATAATGTTATTCAAGCTCACGGAGGAGAGATTGAAGTCCGGAAGGCTAGAGTCCTTCCGGGAAGTCTTTTCGTGGTAAGGCTCAAACTGGCCCATGGGAACTAA
- a CDS encoding response regulator transcription factor encodes MGTKERLLVVEDDPDLQKVLQSQFELDGYRVETAGSGAEALEKIKKFQPEVIILDLNLPDTDGLKLCREIRNLTRTPIIILTVRDNLSDKLKGFEMGADDYLTKPFEYLELEARVRACLRRARLISPEKEELDFGHFRVIPAKREVWVKGQKIHLTRKEYDLLELFITHPGEVLTRDFIKQEIWPNKEIYPWSRTLDVHIKRLREKIEPDPENPRYIITHPGVGYRFEP; translated from the coding sequence ATGGGAACTAAAGAAAGACTGCTGGTAGTAGAAGACGATCCGGATCTGCAGAAGGTCCTGCAGTCCCAATTTGAGCTCGACGGCTACCGGGTGGAGACCGCGGGAAGCGGGGCCGAGGCCCTGGAAAAGATCAAGAAGTTTCAACCGGAAGTCATTATCTTAGACCTCAACCTCCCGGATACCGATGGGTTGAAACTCTGCCGGGAGATTCGCAACCTTACGCGGACGCCTATCATTATCCTCACCGTGCGGGACAATCTTTCGGACAAGTTGAAAGGCTTTGAGATGGGGGCCGACGACTATCTCACCAAGCCCTTTGAGTATCTGGAGCTCGAGGCCCGGGTACGGGCCTGCCTGCGTAGGGCCCGCCTCATCTCTCCGGAAAAAGAGGAGCTGGACTTCGGTCATTTCCGGGTCATTCCCGCCAAAAGGGAGGTCTGGGTGAAGGGCCAAAAGATTCACCTCACCCGCAAGGAGTACGACCTCCTGGAACTTTTCATTACCCATCCCGGAGAGGTCCTCACCCGGGATTTCATCAAGCAGGAAATCTGGCCCAACAAGGAGATCTATCCTTGGAGTCGGACGCTGGACGTACACATCAAGCGTCTGCGGGAAAAGATCGAACCCGACCCGGAAAACCCCCGCTACATCATTACTCACCCCGGGGTGGGCTACCGCTTTGAGCCCTGA
- a CDS encoding 4Fe-4S binding protein: MKRRYAGWRYRILTLAFLFILFPPILNLYFHFTFVQGWYQSLGIGRLWIVSPLEGLESLLISKYIYLPSLIGMLVPVLVALYLGRVFCAWVCPVSFLHETVDRLRRRLFGYNPVTWKDRLVFSLRLLWVALIGEFLLSMILGFPIFVFVSPPGLVGREIMLGILFHTLALEGLILPLILILHLFTRRFYCRYFCPLGGLLAFLGQKRRLKVRLRKKHCTGCGLCERVCPLGLPVSRGGSYSPYCWNCGECVDHCPTGALKFYWKRPYYLKPTAEGLRAQSGSPPRGE; encoded by the coding sequence ATGAAAAGAAGGTATGCGGGCTGGCGTTATAGAATCCTCACCCTGGCCTTTCTTTTCATCCTTTTCCCTCCCATTCTCAATCTCTATTTTCATTTCACCTTCGTTCAGGGGTGGTATCAGTCCTTGGGTATAGGTCGTCTCTGGATCGTTTCTCCTCTTGAGGGTTTGGAAAGCCTTCTTATTTCCAAATATATCTATCTTCCCTCCCTCATAGGCATGTTGGTCCCGGTGCTGGTGGCCCTTTATCTGGGAAGGGTCTTTTGCGCCTGGGTCTGTCCGGTGAGCTTTCTCCACGAGACCGTGGACCGCCTCCGACGGAGGCTTTTCGGTTACAATCCGGTGACCTGGAAGGACCGCCTGGTCTTCAGTCTGCGTCTCCTCTGGGTGGCCCTGATCGGAGAATTCCTTCTTTCCATGATCCTGGGCTTTCCCATTTTCGTCTTTGTTTCCCCCCCGGGGCTGGTAGGCCGGGAGATTATGCTGGGTATCCTCTTTCACACCCTAGCCCTTGAGGGACTGATCCTTCCGCTTATCCTTATCCTCCACCTTTTTACCCGGCGCTTTTATTGTCGGTACTTCTGTCCCCTGGGGGGACTTTTGGCCTTTTTAGGGCAGAAGAGGCGTCTTAAGGTGCGGCTCCGCAAGAAGCACTGCACGGGCTGCGGGCTTTGTGAAAGGGTTTGTCCCTTAGGGCTTCCGGTCTCCCGGGGAGGTTCTTACAGTCCCTACTGCTGGAATTGCGGGGAATGTGTGGATCACTGTCCCACCGGGGCCCTCAAATTTTACTGGAAGCGGCCCTACTACTTGAAACCCACGGCCGAAGGGCTCAGGGCTCAAAGCGGTAGCCCACCCCGGGGTGAGTAA
- a CDS encoding 4Fe-4S dicluster domain-containing protein, producing the protein MKRREFLAALALTLAAGCAPGELASSPIKTNVLRPPGAIPEDFFASRCIRCGRCAESCPYRSIRILDIRHGFYAGTPVIYVEKIPCYLCMRCVKVCPTGTLQKISQKEVRMGLARVNRRACVTWNGTGICRSCYNACPFREKAIKLDRLRPVVIEEHCVGCGICTHACPVNPKAIVVEPVYAFSLSSQRAS; encoded by the coding sequence ATGAAGCGCCGGGAATTTCTCGCCGCCCTGGCCCTGACCTTAGCCGCTGGATGTGCCCCGGGAGAGCTGGCCTCCTCTCCCATTAAGACCAATGTCTTGCGTCCCCCCGGGGCCATTCCCGAGGATTTTTTCGCCTCCCGTTGCATTCGTTGTGGGCGCTGTGCCGAAAGTTGTCCCTATCGGAGTATTCGGATCTTGGACATCCGTCACGGTTTTTATGCCGGGACCCCGGTCATTTATGTGGAAAAGATCCCCTGTTATCTATGTATGCGCTGTGTGAAGGTCTGTCCCACCGGGACCCTTCAGAAGATCTCCCAAAAAGAGGTCCGCATGGGCCTGGCCCGGGTAAACCGCAGGGCCTGCGTGACCTGGAACGGAACCGGTATCTGTCGCTCCTGCTACAACGCCTGTCCTTTCCGGGAAAAAGCCATCAAGCTCGACCGCCTGCGCCCGGTGGTTATAGAGGAACACTGTGTGGGCTGCGGGATCTGTACGCACGCCTGTCCGGTAAATCCTAAGGCCATTGTGGTGGAGCCGGTCTACGCCTTTAGTCTTTCTTCCCAGAGGGCCTCCTAG
- a CDS encoding chaperone NapD: protein MPIAGLVVCFLPEKLKEVRTFLEGVPGVEIYGWNEQGEMVVVYEGDTVERMEKELEDWPRLEEGILSVNVAYFNLEDVVERMARGEYVPERPWKER from the coding sequence ATGCCCATTGCCGGATTAGTGGTCTGTTTTCTGCCGGAAAAATTAAAAGAGGTAAGGACCTTTCTGGAAGGGGTCCCCGGGGTGGAAATCTACGGCTGGAACGAGCAGGGAGAGATGGTGGTGGTCTACGAGGGAGATACGGTAGAGCGGATGGAAAAGGAGCTTGAGGATTGGCCTCGCCTGGAGGAGGGGATCCTTTCGGTTAATGTGGCCTATTTCAACCTGGAAGATGTGGTGGAAAGGATGGCCCGGGGAGAATACGTACCGGAAAGGCCCTGGAAGGAGAGATGA
- a CDS encoding molybdopterin oxidoreductase family protein translates to MGMTRRQFIKRTAALTAASLVGVELPKIEKAAQAADVEEWHPGVCRFCGVGCRVYLGLKKGKPVAIKGIPESATNKGYLCMKGMLFYRIIHHPERLTKPLYRERKDQPFREISWEEALRIAARKFAETVVKYGPDATAYYGSGQALTEETYLFQKIMRGGLGTNNVEGNPRLCMASAVGGYLTSFGADEPIGSYADIEKAYCFFIIGSNMAECHPVIFRRVMNRKFAKPNEVKVINADPRVSPTSRIADLHLQFRPGTDLALLNAMAYVIIEEGLYDQEFIQKYCKFKIGKPPKDVTFEEYKEFLKQYTPERAAEICGGNITPEKIRTAARWFATSKATMSLWTMGINQRSRGVWANNLIHNLHLLTGQLCKPGADSFSLTGQPNACGGVREGGGLCHILPAHRPVKIDKLRHQVEDLWGIPRGTIPPKPGYHTIAMFRAVNQGKIKALWVNCTSPAQSLPNCDFYRKGLAREDLFLVVTDIFPTKTTELANLVLPTAFHFEKTGVYGCTERRSQLTVKVVDPPREAKPEVWIVREWALRMAEEFERLGDRRRAENLRICVKPFLGKEEGYELPKAIWEEYTQKLTKGRDNDLSGATYEVLKQRPDGVQWPAPTKEHALKGGTYKKFVRGIDPLAEEEGRKLGISGPYVFYGPAHKDHKLYLWLRPYKGAAEEPDAEYPFYLSTGRVIDHWHTSSMTGRIPELLRANPYAYVEINPKDAARLGIKPNDMVEIETRRGKIVLPAKVYEGPIQGMVFIYWHDMAEERMANRVTKDAFDPGSKEPEFKICACRIRKVSGPRPLKPYVVGHKI, encoded by the coding sequence ATGGGCATGACCAGAAGGCAATTTATTAAAAGGACGGCGGCCCTTACCGCAGCCTCTTTGGTAGGGGTGGAGCTTCCCAAAATAGAAAAGGCGGCCCAGGCCGCAGACGTGGAGGAGTGGCATCCGGGAGTGTGCCGGTTCTGCGGGGTGGGCTGTAGGGTGTATTTGGGACTCAAGAAGGGCAAGCCGGTAGCCATTAAGGGTATTCCGGAATCAGCCACAAACAAAGGTTATCTGTGCATGAAGGGGATGCTCTTTTACCGGATTATCCACCATCCGGAGCGGCTCACCAAACCCCTTTACCGCGAGCGGAAGGATCAGCCCTTTCGGGAGATTTCCTGGGAGGAGGCCCTGCGGATCGCCGCCCGCAAATTTGCGGAGACGGTGGTCAAATACGGCCCGGATGCTACAGCCTATTATGGATCCGGTCAGGCCCTTACCGAAGAAACCTACCTCTTTCAAAAGATCATGCGCGGGGGGCTGGGAACCAACAATGTGGAGGGCAACCCCCGGCTTTGCATGGCCAGTGCGGTGGGCGGCTATCTGACCTCCTTCGGGGCCGATGAGCCCATCGGGTCTTACGCGGACATCGAAAAGGCCTACTGCTTTTTCATCATTGGAAGTAACATGGCCGAGTGCCATCCGGTGATCTTCCGTCGGGTGATGAACCGTAAGTTTGCCAAACCGAACGAAGTCAAGGTTATCAATGCCGACCCCCGGGTCTCTCCCACCTCCCGTATTGCCGACCTTCACCTGCAATTCCGTCCGGGAACGGATCTGGCGCTCCTTAACGCCATGGCCTATGTGATTATAGAAGAAGGCCTTTACGACCAAGAGTTCATCCAGAAGTACTGCAAGTTCAAGATCGGAAAGCCCCCCAAAGATGTGACCTTTGAGGAATACAAGGAATTCCTCAAGCAATACACCCCGGAGCGGGCCGCGGAGATCTGCGGCGGAAACATTACCCCGGAGAAGATCCGCACCGCCGCCCGCTGGTTTGCCACCTCTAAGGCCACCATGTCCCTTTGGACCATGGGGATCAACCAGCGCAGCCGGGGCGTATGGGCCAACAATCTGATCCACAATCTCCACCTCCTCACCGGCCAGCTCTGCAAGCCCGGGGCAGACAGTTTCTCCCTTACCGGGCAACCCAACGCCTGCGGCGGGGTGCGCGAGGGCGGAGGGCTCTGCCATATCCTTCCGGCCCACCGTCCGGTGAAGATCGACAAACTCCGGCACCAGGTGGAGGACCTCTGGGGTATCCCCCGGGGGACCATTCCGCCCAAACCCGGCTACCACACCATAGCCATGTTCCGGGCGGTCAACCAGGGCAAGATCAAGGCCCTTTGGGTCAATTGTACCAGTCCGGCCCAGAGTCTTCCCAACTGCGATTTTTATCGCAAGGGCCTGGCCCGCGAGGATCTTTTCCTGGTGGTGACCGACATTTTCCCCACCAAGACCACGGAGCTGGCCAATCTGGTCCTGCCCACGGCCTTCCACTTCGAGAAGACCGGGGTTTACGGCTGCACCGAGCGGCGCAGCCAGCTTACGGTCAAGGTGGTGGACCCTCCGAGAGAGGCCAAGCCCGAGGTCTGGATCGTGCGGGAATGGGCTCTGCGCATGGCCGAAGAGTTTGAGCGCTTAGGGGACCGGCGACGGGCGGAGAACCTGCGCATCTGTGTGAAACCCTTCCTGGGCAAGGAAGAGGGCTACGAGCTTCCCAAGGCCATCTGGGAGGAATACACCCAGAAGCTCACCAAGGGGCGGGACAACGATCTTTCCGGGGCCACCTATGAGGTCCTCAAGCAACGTCCGGATGGGGTACAGTGGCCGGCGCCCACCAAGGAACACGCCCTCAAGGGAGGAACTTACAAGAAGTTTGTGCGCGGCATCGATCCCTTGGCCGAGGAGGAGGGCCGCAAGCTGGGTATCTCCGGACCCTATGTCTTCTACGGCCCGGCCCACAAGGATCACAAACTCTACCTCTGGCTCAGGCCCTACAAGGGAGCAGCCGAAGAGCCGGATGCCGAATATCCCTTCTATCTTTCCACCGGTCGGGTCATTGACCACTGGCATACTTCCAGTATGACCGGCCGCATTCCCGAACTTCTGCGGGCCAACCCCTATGCCTATGTGGAAATCAATCCCAAGGACGCGGCCCGGCTGGGGATTAAGCCCAACGATATGGTGGAGATCGAGACCCGGCGCGGGAAGATCGTCCTTCCCGCCAAAGTCTATGAGGGGCCCATTCAGGGCATGGTCTTCATCTACTGGCACGACATGGCCGAAGAACGCATGGCCAACCGGGTAACCAAAGACGCCTTTGACCCCGGCTCCAAGGAGCCGGAATTCAAGATCTGTGCCTGCCGGATCCGCAAGGTCTCCGGCCCGCGGCCGCTTAAGCCCTACGTGGTGGGGCACAAAATCTAA
- a CDS encoding cytochrome c3 family protein, translated as MKMRLGLLAVGLLALVFSCAPQKTPGPQVGKKPAVAHPELSPQEKLIACSDCHRTETPEIYREWYQSRHGIAMVKCFQCHGTFETFHQPTRETCRTCHAKAYDNCPKDKVCWECHTPHAFKRHQ; from the coding sequence ATGAAGATGAGATTAGGCCTCTTGGCCGTAGGTCTTTTGGCCCTGGTCTTTTCCTGTGCGCCGCAGAAGACCCCGGGGCCCCAGGTGGGAAAGAAGCCCGCAGTAGCCCATCCCGAGCTTTCCCCTCAGGAAAAGCTCATTGCCTGCAGCGACTGTCACCGGACCGAAACCCCGGAAATTTACCGGGAATGGTACCAGTCCCGTCACGGAATTGCCATGGTCAAGTGCTTCCAGTGTCACGGGACCTTTGAGACCTTCCATCAGCCCACGCGGGAGACCTGCCGGACCTGTCACGCCAAGGCTTACGACAACTGTCCCAAAGACAAAGTGTGCTGGGAGTGCCATACTCCCCACGCTTTTAAAAGGCACCAATAA